The sequence TGTGTAGATCGAAACTCTGCGGCTATAACTCGCAGTAATGGTTCTTTATATAAATCGGCGATCGCCTTGATGCTATTGCCGTCAGTTTCGCTTGGCTTAAAGTATTGCTGCCATATGGGGTTCTCTTCTATATGGGAATTTCTCTCGGGATTAGCTAATACTGGTTGAGCGCCCCAGGTGAAAAGTGTTGCCGCTCGGCTCGCGCCGCTAGGCGCTAGATAAAGTCTGCCACCCGAACCTTTAAAGGCGGCGACTGTTTCGCCTAGAGCTTCTTCGAGTTGCATTGTTGGCAGAGTATGCAGCAGCGTAGCTACTCGATTAATGGTGGCTTCGCGTTGAGCTTGTTCGCGGGCTTGCTTGAGTAGATTTGACTGCGCGATCGCTATTGATACTTGATCTGCAACTAGCTGGACGATTTGCACTTCTCGTTCCGAAACGGCTCGTTGTTGCGCGTGGTGAGACACCAATAGCCCCCACAGTTCCGATGTGGTTTGGGGATTAGGGTTTGTTGATTGAGTAACTTCTAAGTTACCCGTTGCCTCTTTGCTACTGGGGTTATGCACAATTGGCACTACCAAGGAAGATTGCACGCCCATTGCTGTTAAATATTCAACATGGCATGAATCTACAGACCGATAGTTGATAGTTTGCTCGTTAGCTAAAATTTCCCCAGAACCCTGCCAATCCAGCACTGAGAAACCAATTTGGCCGCCTGAAACATCCACAATAGAACGCAGACCAGCAGTTAGGTACAGTTCGCGAATGCGGAGGGGGATGTCATCGGCTGGAAAATTTAGCCCCTTCAGCGACGGTAAGCGCTTGCCATAAATTGATTCAGCAATCACTTCTCCGCTGGCATCGGCATTAAATCTATAGACCATAACCCGATCTGTTCCCAGCAACGAGCGGACTTCTGCAACGGTTGCTGTCAAAATTTCTTGCAATTCTAAAGATTGACGAATCCGGTTAGTGATTCTGTGTAGCAATCCTTCTTGGTCTAGGTCTGGCTGTTTTTCTTGTTTGTTATCCGTAGAATTCATTCCCTTTATCCACCGCACTTATGTATTCAATATGAATGTTTCGTGTTATCCGTCTATTCTCCGCTTAAAAGATGTTTCCGTACATTCGTGAAAATATGCAATCTTTTAAAAATTTAACTCTTATTGGAGCTTTTAATAATCATTCTTAGTATAAAATCCTTTAATACCCACCGTACACAATCAATCAGTAATGGACAATTATTTACTGGTTGACAAGACAAAAAATAGCCTTGCACAAGGTTAATTAAATTAAATTTAAGATGTCAGGAGGAGGAAAATCTAGCTGTACTATCTACAATCTAGTTTACTAAAAATAAAAACCAATTGTCCAAAAGGGGGATCGCATAGAAGGTAAAGCTGTCGGGAGCATCCCAATTTGGCTAAAACATCAAATAGCTAGCATTCCATTAAGGTAAGCACAACGCACAGAAAGCACTTGATTAACATTTTTAGCTTTCCACTGTGCCCCAGTTATCTTCATCCGAGTGCCGAGAAGTTTGATAGCAGATTCTACCGCGCCTGATCCCACAGAACAGATTTGCTCGGCTTGACAATAGCTGTAGTTGACAATTCTCAAGCGGTGTCGCTCAAGATAGGTACAGAAATTCTTTGCCTGCTTACCCAAGCAATGGGTAAACAAAGCCTGGGCTGCCTCTACTTGCCCTTGCCACAATAAAGTTTCGGCTTTTTTGAGCCGTTTGACGGAACCACCAACTTTGTAGAGATTTTCTTTGAGATGAAACCAGTCTAAAATTTCCCACCTTTGGTTGGCGAGCGCAAATTCTTTAATTAAATTCCATACTCCATCATGGCCGTCTCCTAAACATACGAGTGGGTTGACTAGCGGCTGGCTATTAACGTAATCAATCAATGATTGGTTCGAGTCAAAAAATGCACCATAATAAATGCCTTGTAAACGCACAGCTTTGTAGTCTCGCCAATAACTACCTTCAGTAGGCTTTCCCCGTAGTCTCACTTTTCCCCCGTCCACGCTTACTTCTGATACAGCTTGAAGTGCTTGTGGCAGGGGCAAATCTTGCCGCAGCACCAGCCTCTGTTGAGTCGAATGACCCACTTTGACCCCCGTCAACGCCTCTATTTCGACTTCTGCATTTTGGTATGACTCGTTTGCAGATAGTCGTAGACAACACTTCTCCAACAAAGGACTGAGTTGATTATGTGACTTCAACCCTAATCTTTGTGCCTGCGATCGCTCTCAGCTTCAGTACCCCCACACAGCTTTTTACTTTTCGGACTTTTCCTGTTTTAGTTCCCGTTGCTTGTTCGATAAAAAAAGGGCAATTTCGGGGCTAACCTTTTCTAACATTTGGGCTCGGACTGTTTTTTCAATGCTTTCTAGGTCGGTCAGCGTACTTTTGTCAGTCTGTTCATATAGCAACGTCGCGAGTTCTTTTAGGCAAGCTTTTAGACGTGCTTGTTTTTCAGGAATCATATTTTACACGCTCGGCTTGAGTATTCTCTTAGATTCTCTCAAGAATTGGTATATTTGCCTGCATTGGGATGCTCCCAAGCTGTCTAGGCGGGGGTTAGGGTCTATAATACGCTCAAAATCAGGCAAGGGCGATCGCATTTGCTAAAAACCCAATATCACAAAATAAATGATTTTGTATGTATTTATAATTATCACCTTCTAGGTGTATAACCCAAAGAAAAGCCTGTTGCGTAATTGCCTGCGCTAGCAACCCACGATGCAGGTAGCGCATGGAACTAAAACAAAACTCTAATTTTTACTCAGGTGTTCGCGGATTTGTTGACGGACGCTCATTAGAATTTGGCCTAGCTGATTTCGGCCAGTTTTATCTACGCCACAGCCCCAGTAGTAATCAGTAGGGGAGTCCTCCACAATCTCGCGATCGCCCGTGCTGATGAGAATGGCTTGAATGTCTTTGTGGGTGAGAAACTTGATGAGAACTGCTTCTTGCATGATCGGGGCTTTTACCTGTTCCCAGTCGGGACGGATAATCTTTGTGCAATCGCGTCCCAGTGCGGCGGCTTCTTGGGGAGTTTTGGCTCTAGCGATCGCGGCGCTTAAAGCTTCATCCGGACTTCCCACAAATTTTTGCGCTTGATAGTAATGCTCCACCGTCTGCCAGTCTTTACCCCCAAGGCAAATTCCGTGAGGAGAAAAGTTGGAAAAACAGCCGTAGGGATCGTTTACTTTGTAGAAGTAGATTGTCATCTAGGTAGCGAGTATGATGGCGGGAGTGGAGCAGGCAAGTAGGCGGCGTGGCTGTGGGCTGAATTTAATAGTTTATACTTCATAGTTCATACTGATACTTTTCGCTAAATCAAAAGTCAAGAATCGGGCGGCTCAATTCGCATATCGCTCCGCCTTCGAGCCAAACCTTTAGAAGTGATCAAGCTAAGAACTCAACACGCAATACTTTATGTCAGCAGATGCATTTGAAAAAACTAACCTCGGTTGGCAGGTGCAGCAACTCCAGCAGCAGTTAGGGGAGTGGATGGAACTGACGTTCTCTCCAACGCAACGCAAAGGCTGGGATAAATCCCCGTTTTCCTGGTTAGATAATTTGTCATTGCCCGACTGGTTGCCCAAAGTCTTCTTGTGGTTAGCGATCGGGTTGTTGGTAGCCTGGATCGCTTGGCAGCTGTGGCAAGCATGGGGTTATTCTCTGAGTTCTTTTCGCTTAAGACAGAGAAATTCTGCCTCAAAACCAAGGCAAGAGGCAGCTATTGAGCGATCGCTGTCAGATTGGCTGCGCCTCGCTCAGGATTTTTATCGACAGGGAAACTACCGCGAAGCTTGTAGAGCAATTTATATGGCTATGTTACAGCGCTTAAATGACACTGGAATTGCCCCGCACGAACCCAGCCGCACCGATGGCGAGTATCTCCAAATAACCCAGCAATTTCCCCCAGAGATATCGTATCAAACTTTACTTACAGTTCACGAGCAGCTTTGTTTTGGCAATGCCGAAATATCGTCGGTAGATTTCGATCGGTGTCAGCAGGCATATAACGAAATTGATAGTAATGAATAAACAAGAAATTGCCCATTGTTAATCATTAGTTAAAAGCTATAAATTATAGGCTATAGATACGCGAATAACTATCTATTAATACTTTTTAATACTTATTAACTGGCGATAAAAATTATGAAAAAGCGTTGGTTGTGGCTGGGGGCGATCGCCCTGTGCGCGATAATTTTAATCACCATAGTGGCGGCTCCTAGTGGCAGCAGAATCACTAGGGGTTCTACTTACAGCCGCTCTCCCGACGGATATGGCGCTTGGTATGCCTTCATGGAAAAGCAAGGGACACCCGTTAAACGCTGGCAAAAGCCATTTAAGGATTTACCAGGAGTTACCAGCCAGCAAAGAACAACGGCTGTGGAACAGGGTAGCAATCCCAAATCCAACATCCAAAACCCAAAACTCAACTATCCCATTACCCTATTGCGCGTCAACAGTCAGCTGAGTAAGCAAGGGCTTAATAGCAACGAGGAAGAATGGATAAAGCAAGGCAATACTATGGTGATTTTGGGAGTTTTGCAACCCGTCACCAAAGCAGCATTTAGCACCCAGATGGAAGGGCTGGGTTATACAGACAGTATTAAAAACCTGCAACAAACATCCCAGTCTTACGGTACGGTAAAAATTGATACGCGGCGACGGCGGGCTAAATTACCAGAGGGTGAAAAACGCAATTTAGGCGATCGCTTCGGCGCTGTCGTATGGGAACAACAACTAGGTAAAGGGCGAGCAATCTACGCCACAACACCCTATCTTGCCGCCAATGCCTATCAGGATGAGCCAGGTAACTACAAATTTCTAGCCCAGCTAGTTACCCAAACTGGAAAATCGGTCTGGGTTGATGAATATATACACGGCTATAGAGATCAAAAAAACCGCCCGTATAGAAATCGCCAAGGCAAACTGGTGGAACAAGAAGAAAATTGGCTAGCTTACTTAAGCCAAACCCCCCTCGGTAGCCTGCTGGTGCAAGCAGGTGTTATCCTGCTGGTGCTAATTTGGGCTAGCAATCGACGATTTGGACCAGCGCAGACCCAAACA is a genomic window of Microcoleus sp. FACHB-831 containing:
- a CDS encoding NADAR family protein, with product MTIYFYKVNDPYGCFSNFSPHGICLGGKDWQTVEHYYQAQKFVGSPDEALSAAIARAKTPQEAAALGRDCTKIIRPDWEQVKAPIMQEAVLIKFLTHKDIQAILISTGDREIVEDSPTDYYWGCGVDKTGRNQLGQILMSVRQQIREHLSKN
- a CDS encoding DUF4129 domain-containing protein; translated protein: MSADAFEKTNLGWQVQQLQQQLGEWMELTFSPTQRKGWDKSPFSWLDNLSLPDWLPKVFLWLAIGLLVAWIAWQLWQAWGYSLSSFRLRQRNSASKPRQEAAIERSLSDWLRLAQDFYRQGNYREACRAIYMAMLQRLNDTGIAPHEPSRTDGEYLQITQQFPPEISYQTLLTVHEQLCFGNAEISSVDFDRCQQAYNEIDSNE
- a CDS encoding DUF4350 domain-containing protein produces the protein MKKRWLWLGAIALCAIILITIVAAPSGSRITRGSTYSRSPDGYGAWYAFMEKQGTPVKRWQKPFKDLPGVTSQQRTTAVEQGSNPKSNIQNPKLNYPITLLRVNSQLSKQGLNSNEEEWIKQGNTMVILGVLQPVTKAAFSTQMEGLGYTDSIKNLQQTSQSYGTVKIDTRRRRAKLPEGEKRNLGDRFGAVVWEQQLGKGRAIYATTPYLAANAYQDEPGNYKFLAQLVTQTGKSVWVDEYIHGYRDQKNRPYRNRQGKLVEQEENWLAYLSQTPLGSLLVQAGVILLVLIWASNRRFGPAQTQTAIAVDNSEAYIQALAGVLQKANSSEFVLEVVGKQEQLELQKALGLGTAPVDDQTLINAWVQQNGRPAAELEQVLQLQSKKRRISNQSLLTWLDKWQKVRS